The Rhinolophus ferrumequinum isolate MPI-CBG mRhiFer1 chromosome 17, mRhiFer1_v1.p, whole genome shotgun sequence DNA window ggaggaagcagccTTCAGGGAAGGAAGAGCTTACCCATGACTGACTGCAGGGGCCtcctggggtggggcagaggtgaGGAGCCACGGGCATGCAGGGCCCAGGCAGGAATGGGGtccaggaagtggggaggggtgaCGGGGTGGGGGAAGGCTTCAGGCTTCAAGCCAAGGCCCTCCCCATCCTTCTCTACAGGAGGCCCCCTTATCTCCACCTGCAGCTCCATCTCTCATCTCTGCCTGAGACgctcctctctccacctctccaGAAAGCCTGCACCATGGTTCCAGCCCAGGCAGCCTTCCCACCCTGAATGTGTGTGGactgggtgaggggtggggtggcagaGTAGGGTGGTGGGGGACAGGCCGGTGGGCAAGCAGGTGAGGATAGAGCGGGAGGCAAGGGCCACAGATATCAGAGGTTGGGCCCCTCCCCGAGCCCTGTATTCCAATGGTTTGTAAGCAGCTGCTGCCCCTGATCCTGCCCCATCCTGGGTGGCCCCTGGGGCAGGGGGACATGGGAACTCACCTCACATCGGAAGGGCTTCTCCCCGGAGTGCTGCAGCGAGTGCACCTTGAGAGACATGCTGCGTTTGAAGGACTTCCCACAGGTCTCGCAGGTGAAGGGCATGTCCTTGGTGTGGGCTATGAGGTGGGCACCATGGCTGTCACAGCTCTGGGGGACCCCACCTGCCCTGGGGCCTGCCTCACAGCCTCTGTCCCAGGACTTGGGGCTGCCACCCAGGCAGACCCCCTTCCCTGTGGGCTAGATAGGTTTCTGTCTGCTCTGAAGTCTGGTCAGGCAAGTGTGGAGGCCCTTCTTTAGCCTCTGGCCAAGGGAAACAGCCAAGGCCACCTCACCCCCAAAGCTTTGGGGAAAAATGGAAGTATCCCAATGGGATCGGCATCAGCGCAAATCCTGGCCCAGCTTCCGGCTCCCTGCACAGCCTCTGTGGGCGTCAGCATCCTCTTCTATAAAAGGAGGCTAGGAGTAGTACTGCACCCCAGTAGTACTGCACCCCAGTAGTACTGCTGGGGCTCTATAGGGGATGACACTGTAGCAGTTAGCTACAGCCCCCGCAGAACCCACTGACAGGTGAGGTGGAAGACCTGGGAAGAAGCAATTGGAGACAGGGAGGGCCCCACAGAGCTCAGGGCTGGGGAACCTGAGCCCAGAAGGCCCACCAATCCTGGGTTACCCAGTATCTCCTCTCCCAGTCAGTTCCTGCTGGAGGCCCCCAGCACTGTCTGCTGGAGAAAGGGGTTAAAGGCCCACCTTAGCCACCTGTCCCTTGAGCCCCAGTCCCTGAGCAGGCAAGGAAGGGAGGGCTGCAGAGGTATCAAACTCGCAGCCAGGCCCACCGAGAGGGGAGAGACAGCCATGCCCAAGGCAGAGGTGTAGCTGAACACACTCTGATGGGACCACTTTACTGTGTTGAGGTGTGACCCTGGGAGGGAGGAGTTGTATTCAGAGAAGCCTGAAGCCCTGTGAGGACCCGATGGTCAAAGAATCAGAGGCACAGCTGACCTCAAACTGAGACACAACCTGTGCCAGCTGGATTCTAGCTCCTGACATCTTGTCCAGGAGCCCTTGTGTCGTGTGCAACCTGCCCAACTGAATACGGCAGCCCTGGCCCCAGCGCCTGTCCAAGCCAAACCTGCCACTGCAACCAGCTTCCCCAGGCCTCCCCACTGCGAGGGTCCTTCTCACGCCTTCACGTTGCCCTTAGATGTGAGGCCCAGCTCTGTCCTCAGGCTCCATCCCTCACTGGCCTACACTTACCAACCATGTGCTTGCGCACATGAGCCATGGTGTAGAACTTCTTCTCGCAGATCTCACACGAGAACTTCTTCTCTGCATAGCCATGCACAATCTTGTTATGCTCGTGGAGGGACCAGAGCTTCTTAAAAGCTTTGCCGCATGTCACACACTGTGGGGTGAGAGGACTTTAGGCTCTGGGTACTGAGTCAGGACTATGTGACAAAggacaagtcacttcccctctctgggcctcagtttcctcacctgaattATGCTGGGGAGAGAGCCCTTGGTGACCAAGGACCAGCCAGATCTGATGTTCTGGGAGTTGGGGATGGTACCTCCCCTAACACTTATTCACCCACTGCCCAGGGCTATAGCCTGGGCCCTCCTTCATCCTTGAACTTAACTAGGGCCAGGggtcacctcttccaggaagcccctcCTCTGTACTGATTTGAACGACGTATCTGCCTATAGAGGGGAGACTCTTAACTGGCTGAAGGGCCACAGTGCACAGTGGGCGTGAATAAGCCCTTCTCAGGTAACAGGTCAGGACAGAGCTGGAGCATTATCTCTGCTGCCTCCCCCTGCTGGGTCTCATGCCCTGACACCATGGATATCCCCAAAGAGATAGGTCCCAAAGGGCTGGCTGGGGGAGGCGGCAGTCAGGAGGTACCAGGTCCCATTAGGTACTGCAGGGTGGTGAGAGCCCTGGGGCCACActcccctcctccttttcctctggcCCTTGTCCTGCCCATCCCTGCAGGACACCCTCAGAGGCCTGGAGGCAAGGCCAGGGCTCAGGCAGAAACTGGGTCAGGTTGCTCAGGTCAGAAGGGACACAAGTGTCTTCCCCTTCAGGAGGGAGGCTCAGGTGTGTGGCAGGTGGAGAGTCAAAGGGCAGCCCAGCAGGCAGGCAAGTGGGCACAAGTACACAAGGGTGGAGCAGACCAGGTAACCAACCCCCAGGTAACACTTTCCCCATAGGGCACTGCAATTAGCAATTAGCTCAGACAATTAGCGTCCGCCTACTGCTGCCCCCATCCCTGCCAGACCGTTAAAACCAGCCTGGCTGGCCGTGTGCTGCCCATACCCTGAGAGGCCGTGCTGGCACAGAATCAAGCTGGCCCAAGGCCTGGCAGCCAGCCCAGCTTCCCCGCTTGGCCCCAGCAGCCCCTGCTCTTCCCAAATTCCTCATCCAGCCCCTCTACCCCAAACTCAGGCCAGCTGGCATCTCCAAAAAGCTGAATGCAAGGGCTTCTTCCTGCCCAGCTGCCCCTTGCTCCACTCAGTCTTTGTGGCAAGCGGAAAATGGCGCCCCCCTCTGGGCGAACCCCTCCTCCCTTCATCTGTGCTTCTGTGCCCTGCATCATCTGTGAAGCCATACATGGGGGCCCTGCTGGCCTTCCCACAGCCCTAAGGATGGGTCAGCTAAAACACTGACCCATCTCTCCTCAGAGCCGGTTGTCCCCACTCTCATGCACTCCTGTGCTCAGTCCACTCTCTcgtctcttccttccttccaggtcTTACTCCCTTGGCTCACTGGCCAAGGCTACGGTTTGTCCTGATCTTATCTGCACATCTATCCACGTGTCAAAGGCCAGTGCTACCTGCCTCCTCCACGAAGTTCTCCTTGCCGTGCTCACCAACCTGCGCCCTACCTCATTGGCTCACCCTGGGCCTGGGCTGGTCCTACTGTTCAGGGGGCTAAGTCTGGTCTTCCCAGACGGTCTGGACAACGCAGGCAGCAGGACGCTGGGTGCCCAGGGCCCACTTCTGGCCTGTCCCAGCCTGTGCGGCTGTGTGGCCTCGGCTGGTCTTCCGCCTTGTCCCGCCCGCCCACGTCATGAAGCCACGTGAGGCCCACCTGGATGTTGCGCTCACAGTCTGTCTGCCGGTGCAACAGCAGCTCACTCTCCAGCAGGAAGCGCTTGCCACACTGGTCGCAGATCTGCATGCGGCTGTGGGTCACATTCATGTGTTTCTCCAGGTACCAGCGGTTGTTGAAAACACGCGGGCACTTCTGGCACGGGTGGTGCTGCTTCTCCTCCAGCTTCACCTTGGCCCCCAACCCGTCAGTGGCCTGTGGCCCTCGAGCTGGTGCCGATGCCGGGGCCACTCCTGGGGGCGGCTTTGCCCGCTTCCCACCACGCTGCCCGGCCTCCTCAGGCTCAGGGGGGGCCCGGCGCCGGGACCGCGTGGCCATGCGGCTGTGGGGAGGGGGGTCTGCCCGGCTGCCCTGCCGCCCCGCCGGGCCCTGCCGCCCCACCACCTCCCCTtcaccctcctcctcttcctcctcctcctcctcttcctcctcggAGCTCTCCTGCTCCTGCTCGCTgtgtccttcctcctcctcctcttcctcctcctcctcctgctcgctgtgcccttcctcctcctcgtcctcttcctctgcctgactgccgccctcctcctcctcctcctcctcctcccccccactgcccccaccctcctcctcttcttcgtcctcctcctcctcctcgtcctccgtGTGCCTTTGTAGCCCGTCCTCCCGGCCCAGCACCATGGTGGCCGGGCCTGTGGCCGCGCCCGGCTTCCCCTCGGGCCCCGTGGACACGTGCAGCGTCTGGTTGTTGAGGTTCACCTCCACGATGATCTGGGACTGCTCCCGGCGGCTGTAGGTGCCAGAACCCCCAagctcttcctccagctcctccccaccctccagcttGCACAGGCCGGCCGGGGGCCCGCCCGCCTCCTCTACAccaccctccttctcctccttgaAGAAGGGCTGAGCTGGCCCAAGGGCAGCAGGCACTGTACCACCTGCAGTCCCTGCCCCGT harbors:
- the ZBTB47 gene encoding zinc finger and BTB domain-containing protein 47, with product MLLVEKTTDSPAAEFSLVEDVALHFACLMGRLNEQRLFQPDLCDVDLVLVPQRSVFPAHKGVLAAYSQFFHSLFTQNKQLQRVELSLEALAPGGLQQILNFIYTSKLLVNAANVHEVLSAALLLQMADIAASCQELLDARSLGPSGPTGGAVALAQPAASCTPPAAPPYYCDIKQEADAPGLPKIYAREGPDPYSVRVEDGAGTAGGTVPAALGPAQPFFKEEKEGGVEEAGGPPAGLCKLEGGEELEEELGGSGTYSRREQSQIIVEVNLNNQTLHVSTGPEGKPGAATGPATMVLGREDGLQRHTEDEEEEEDEEEEEGGGSGGEEEEEEEEGGSQAEEEDEEEEGHSEQEEEEEEEEEEGHSEQEQESSEEEEEEEEEEEEGEGEVVGRQGPAGRQGSRADPPPHSRMATRSRRRAPPEPEEAGQRGGKRAKPPPGVAPASAPARGPQATDGLGAKVKLEEKQHHPCQKCPRVFNNRWYLEKHMNVTHSRMQICDQCGKRFLLESELLLHRQTDCERNIQCVTCGKAFKKLWSLHEHNKIVHGYAEKKFSCEICEKKFYTMAHVRKHMVAHTKDMPFTCETCGKSFKRSMSLKVHSLQHSGEKPFRCENCNERFQYKYQLRSHMSIHIGHKQFMCQWCGKDFNMKQYFDEHMKTHTGEKPYICEICGKSFTSRPNMKRHRRTHTGEKPYPCDVCGQRFRFSNMLKAHKEKCFRVSHPLAGDGAPSAPGLPPAQPQAPALPLLPGLPQTMPPPPHLPPPPPLFPTTANSGGRMTANN